A stretch of Lysobacter sp. K5869 DNA encodes these proteins:
- a CDS encoding efflux RND transporter periplasmic adaptor subunit, whose product MSYKTIFTVSALALALAACGKGGDQQGGPGGPGGQKGQVTVVTLKPETVTLTRELPGRTSASLVAEVRPQVNGIVEKRLFTEGGLVKAGQPLYQLDDKTYAADAENAKATLARAEAALNSAQLNARRSSELVKIDAVSKQDDENATATLKQARADVAAGRAQVSSTGVILGRARIVSPITGRIGKSAVTAGALVTANQADALAVVQQTDPVFVDISQSSAELLALRKQIAAGTLSEASTPVTILLEDGSKYQHDGKLAFSEVTVDQGTGSFLLRVVVPNPDNILMPGMYVRALVGTGVRQNALLVPQQGVTRDPKGNATALVVNAKGAVEPREVQVGQALGDKWLVEGGLKAGDKVIVEGLQKIGPGMPVDATEKGAAPAKPAAPAAAPKQ is encoded by the coding sequence ATGTCCTATAAGACAATTTTCACTGTTTCCGCGCTTGCGCTGGCCCTGGCGGCCTGCGGTAAGGGCGGCGATCAACAAGGCGGCCCCGGTGGGCCCGGCGGGCAGAAGGGGCAGGTCACGGTCGTGACGCTGAAGCCCGAGACCGTGACCCTGACCCGCGAATTGCCGGGCCGGACCAGCGCGTCGCTGGTGGCCGAGGTGCGGCCGCAGGTCAACGGCATCGTCGAGAAGCGTCTCTTCACCGAGGGCGGCTTGGTCAAGGCCGGGCAGCCGCTGTATCAGCTCGACGACAAGACCTACGCGGCCGATGCCGAGAACGCCAAAGCGACGCTCGCGCGCGCCGAAGCGGCGTTGAACTCCGCGCAGCTCAATGCGCGCCGTTCCAGCGAGCTGGTCAAGATCGACGCGGTCAGCAAGCAGGACGACGAGAACGCCACCGCCACGCTCAAGCAGGCGCGCGCCGATGTCGCCGCGGGTCGCGCTCAGGTGTCCAGCACCGGCGTGATCCTCGGCCGCGCGCGCATCGTGTCGCCGATCACCGGCCGCATCGGCAAGTCGGCGGTTACCGCCGGCGCGTTGGTCACCGCCAATCAGGCCGACGCCTTGGCGGTGGTGCAGCAGACCGATCCGGTGTTCGTCGACATCAGCCAGTCCAGCGCCGAGTTGCTGGCGCTGCGCAAGCAGATCGCCGCGGGCACGCTGAGCGAAGCGAGCACGCCGGTGACGATCCTGCTGGAAGACGGCAGCAAGTACCAACACGACGGCAAGCTGGCGTTCTCCGAAGTCACCGTCGATCAGGGCACCGGCAGCTTCCTGCTGCGCGTGGTCGTGCCGAATCCCGACAACATCCTGATGCCCGGCATGTACGTGCGCGCGCTGGTCGGCACCGGCGTGCGCCAGAACGCGCTGCTGGTTCCGCAGCAGGGCGTGACCCGCGATCCCAAGGGCAACGCCACCGCGCTGGTGGTCAACGCCAAGGGCGCGGTCGAGCCGCGCGAGGTGCAGGTCGGTCAGGCGCTCGGCGACAAGTGGCTGGTCGAAGGCGGCTTGAAGGCCGGCGACAAGGTCATCGTCGAAGGCTTGCAGAAGATCGGCCCCGGCATGCCGGTGGACGCGACCGAAAAGGGCGCCGCCCCGGCCAAGCCGGCGGCCCCCGCCGCCGCGCCGAAGCAGTAA
- a CDS encoding efflux RND transporter permease subunit yields MARFFIDRPIFAWVLAIIIMLGGAIAITRLPISQYPTIAPPTVSVNASYPGASAKAVENSVTQIIEQNMKGIDGLMYMSATSSSDGQSGVTLTFESGTDPDIAQVQVQNKLQLATPLLPQIVQQQGVSVSKANSSFLLVIGFVSEDGSMNGADIADYVAANLVDPLARVNGVGSTQLFGTKYAMRIWLDPDKLNTYKLTPTDVINALRAQNAQVAVGQLGGTPSVKGQQLNATITAQDRLQTAEQFKNIVVRANSSGAVLKLSDVARVELGQEDYSTIARFNGKPATGIAISLATGANALATAQAIQAELEQLKPSFPKGLKAVTPFDTTPFVRVAIHEVVKTLLEAIVLVFLVMYLFLQNFRATLIPTIAVPVVLLGTFGLLALFGYSVNMLTMFAVVLAIGLLVDDAIVVVENVERVMSEEGLSPKEATRKSMDQITGALIGIGLVLSAVFVPMAFLGGATGVIYRQFSVTIVSAMGLSVLVAIVLTPALCATMLKQIEKGHHASDKGFFGWFNDKFDRSNLKYQGVVRGIVTRAGRFMVVFAAMAVLMGVMFFRLPSSFLPQEDQGFLFTIVQAPVGATQERTGEVLKKVEEQFLNDPAVDSLFTVQGFSFAGNGQNAGMAFSQLKPWEERATSWGDRFKSWLSFGKNPAPDNSVNGVVGRAMGNFMQIKDAFVFALAPPAVFELGNSNGFVFYMKDNGALGHDALVNARNQFLGMAAKSPLLQNVRPNGMEDTPQFRVDVDNQKAAALGLNIADVNATLQAAWGGQYIDDFVDRGRVKRVYVQADAPFRMVPSDFNRWYVRNDKGEMVPFSAFATTRWEYGSPRLERYNGVSALEINGEAKPGVSSGQAMAEVEKLVAQLPPGIGLEWTGLSFQERQAGAQTPLLYTLSLLIVFLCLAAMYESWAIPTSVLLIAPMGILGTVLATWLRGMERDVYFQVAMLTTVGLSSKNAILIVEFAKENLEKGMDLISGTLAAVRDRLRPIIMTSLAFGLGVLPLALASGAGSGAQRAIGTGVLGGMVVGTFLGIFFVPLFFVVVEKIFVRKKHAPAEHSAQGAQSHE; encoded by the coding sequence ATGGCACGGTTCTTCATCGATCGCCCGATCTTTGCCTGGGTCCTGGCGATCATCATCATGCTTGGCGGCGCGATCGCGATCACCAGATTGCCCATCTCGCAGTACCCCACCATCGCGCCGCCCACGGTGTCGGTGAACGCGTCCTACCCGGGCGCCTCGGCTAAGGCCGTCGAAAACTCGGTGACCCAGATCATCGAGCAGAACATGAAGGGCATCGACGGCCTGATGTACATGTCGGCGACCAGCTCGTCCGACGGCCAGTCCGGCGTCACCTTGACCTTCGAAAGCGGCACCGATCCGGACATCGCCCAGGTGCAGGTGCAGAACAAACTGCAGCTGGCCACCCCGTTGCTGCCGCAGATCGTGCAGCAGCAGGGCGTGAGCGTGTCCAAGGCGAACTCGTCGTTCTTGCTCGTCATCGGCTTCGTGTCCGAGGACGGCAGCATGAACGGCGCGGACATCGCCGACTACGTGGCCGCCAACCTGGTCGACCCGCTCGCCCGCGTCAACGGCGTCGGCAGCACCCAGCTGTTCGGCACCAAGTACGCGATGCGCATCTGGCTCGACCCGGACAAGCTCAACACCTACAAGCTGACCCCGACCGACGTCATCAACGCCCTGCGCGCGCAGAACGCCCAGGTCGCGGTCGGCCAGCTCGGCGGCACCCCGTCGGTGAAGGGCCAGCAGCTCAACGCCACCATCACCGCGCAGGACCGCCTGCAGACGGCCGAGCAGTTCAAGAACATCGTGGTGCGCGCCAACAGCTCCGGCGCGGTGCTGAAGCTGTCCGACGTGGCCCGCGTGGAACTGGGCCAGGAGGACTACAGCACCATCGCCCGCTTCAACGGCAAGCCGGCCACCGGCATCGCGATCTCGCTGGCCACCGGCGCCAACGCGCTGGCGACCGCGCAGGCGATCCAGGCCGAACTCGAACAGCTCAAGCCCTCGTTCCCGAAGGGCCTGAAGGCGGTGACGCCGTTCGACACCACGCCGTTCGTGCGCGTGGCGATCCATGAAGTGGTCAAGACCCTGCTCGAAGCGATCGTGCTGGTGTTCCTGGTCATGTACCTGTTCCTGCAGAACTTCCGCGCCACCCTGATCCCGACGATCGCGGTGCCGGTGGTGTTGCTGGGCACGTTCGGCCTGCTGGCGCTGTTCGGCTACTCGGTCAACATGCTGACGATGTTCGCCGTGGTGCTGGCGATCGGCCTGCTGGTGGACGACGCCATCGTCGTGGTCGAGAACGTCGAACGCGTGATGAGCGAGGAAGGCCTCTCGCCCAAGGAAGCCACGCGCAAGTCGATGGACCAGATCACCGGCGCCTTGATCGGCATCGGCCTGGTGCTGTCGGCGGTGTTCGTGCCGATGGCCTTCCTCGGCGGCGCCACCGGCGTGATCTACCGTCAGTTCTCGGTGACCATCGTGTCGGCCATGGGCTTGTCGGTGCTGGTCGCGATCGTGCTGACCCCGGCGCTGTGCGCGACCATGCTCAAGCAGATCGAGAAGGGCCACCACGCGTCCGACAAGGGCTTCTTCGGCTGGTTCAACGACAAGTTCGACCGCAGCAACCTGAAGTACCAAGGCGTGGTGCGCGGCATCGTGACCCGCGCCGGCCGCTTCATGGTCGTGTTCGCGGCGATGGCGGTGCTGATGGGCGTGATGTTCTTCCGCCTGCCGTCCTCGTTCCTGCCGCAGGAAGACCAGGGCTTCTTGTTCACCATCGTGCAGGCTCCGGTCGGCGCGACTCAGGAACGCACCGGCGAGGTGCTGAAGAAGGTCGAGGAGCAGTTCCTCAACGACCCGGCCGTGGATTCGCTGTTCACCGTGCAGGGCTTCAGCTTCGCCGGCAACGGCCAGAACGCGGGCATGGCGTTCTCGCAGCTCAAGCCGTGGGAAGAGCGCGCCACCAGTTGGGGCGACCGGTTCAAGTCGTGGCTGAGCTTCGGCAAGAACCCGGCGCCCGACAACAGCGTCAACGGCGTGGTCGGCCGGGCGATGGGCAACTTCATGCAGATCAAGGACGCGTTCGTGTTCGCGCTGGCGCCGCCGGCGGTGTTCGAACTCGGCAACTCCAACGGCTTCGTGTTCTACATGAAGGACAACGGCGCGCTCGGCCACGACGCGCTGGTGAACGCGCGCAACCAGTTCCTCGGCATGGCCGCGAAAAGCCCGCTGCTGCAGAACGTGCGTCCGAACGGCATGGAAGACACCCCGCAGTTCCGCGTCGACGTCGACAACCAGAAGGCCGCCGCGTTGGGCCTGAACATCGCCGACGTCAACGCGACCTTGCAGGCGGCGTGGGGCGGCCAGTACATCGACGACTTCGTCGACCGCGGCCGGGTCAAGCGCGTCTACGTGCAGGCCGACGCGCCGTTCCGCATGGTGCCCAGCGACTTCAACCGCTGGTACGTGCGCAACGACAAGGGCGAGATGGTGCCGTTCTCGGCGTTCGCCACCACCCGTTGGGAATACGGTTCGCCGCGTCTTGAGCGCTACAACGGCGTGTCCGCGCTGGAAATCAACGGCGAGGCCAAGCCGGGCGTGAGCTCGGGCCAGGCCATGGCCGAGGTCGAGAAGCTGGTGGCGCAGTTGCCGCCGGGCATCGGCCTGGAGTGGACCGGTCTGTCGTTCCAGGAACGTCAGGCCGGCGCGCAGACGCCGCTGCTGTACACGCTGTCGCTGCTGATCGTGTTCCTGTGCTTGGCGGCGATGTACGAAAGCTGGGCGATCCCGACCTCGGTGCTGCTGATCGCGCCGATGGGCATCCTCGGCACCGTGCTGGCGACGTGGCTGCGCGGCATGGAGCGCGACGTGTACTTCCAGGTGGCGATGCTGACCACGGTGGGCCTGTCGAGCAAGAACGCGATCCTGATCGTGGAGTTCGCCAAGGAGAACCTCGAAAAGGGCATGGACCTGATCTCGGGCACGCTGGCCGCGGTTCGCGACCGCCTGCGCCCGATCATCATGACCTCGCTGGCGTTCGGCCTCGGCGTGTTGCCGCTGGCCCTGGCCTCGGGCGCGGGTTCCGGCGCGCAGCGCGCGATCGGCACCGGCGTGCTCGGCGGCATGGTCGTGGGCACGTTCCTGGGCATCTTCTTCGTCCCGCTGTTCTTCGTCGTGGTCGAGAAGATCTTCGTCCGCAAGAAACACGCGCCCGCTGAGCACAGCGCCCAAGGAGCGCAGAGCCATGAGTAA
- a CDS encoding efflux transporter outer membrane subunit, with protein MSKFSIHALALAIAVAATGCVSLAPKLPEQQSGIPAQWPLPPTTQSFVGAQPLTSDPGASQEAPAGGGAAVADIGWRDFFADPNLEQLIGRALDNNRDLRVAVLNVEKARAQYRIQRADRLPSLSATAQLQRTGTDTPDQITDEYRAGASIANFELDLFGRVRSLSQSALQRYFAEEEARRAAQLSLIAEVANAYLTLAADRELLSVSEATLKNQQSAYDLTAKRRELGAVSGLELSQARTQVEQARADAARYAGQVARDTNALNLLVGEQVDPALLPSKLTSGVTGLAALPSSLPSEVLLRRPDVLQAEHLLRAQNANIGAARAAFFPSISLTGFFGSASNELSGLFDSNTRLWSVTPVLNIPIFQGGKLRAGLASAKADQKIALAQYEKAIQAGFRDVSDSLALTKTLAEQRQAQESLVEAAARAEQLSTARYKAGRDSYLNQLDAQRTLYGAQQGLVSTRLAEQTNRVTLYKVLGGGWNERSQ; from the coding sequence ATGAGTAAGTTTTCGATCCACGCCCTGGCGCTGGCGATCGCGGTGGCGGCCACCGGTTGCGTCAGCCTCGCGCCGAAGCTGCCGGAGCAGCAGTCCGGCATCCCGGCGCAGTGGCCGCTGCCGCCGACCACGCAGTCCTTCGTCGGCGCGCAACCGCTGACCTCCGACCCGGGCGCCTCGCAAGAGGCGCCCGCGGGCGGCGGCGCGGCGGTGGCCGACATCGGCTGGCGCGATTTCTTCGCCGATCCGAACCTGGAGCAGCTGATCGGCCGCGCGCTGGACAACAACCGCGACCTGCGCGTGGCCGTGCTCAACGTCGAGAAGGCGCGCGCGCAGTACCGCATCCAGCGCGCCGACCGGCTGCCGTCGCTGAGCGCCACCGCGCAACTGCAGCGCACCGGTACCGACACGCCGGACCAGATCACCGACGAGTACCGCGCCGGCGCCTCCATCGCCAACTTCGAGCTCGACCTGTTCGGCCGCGTGCGCAGCCTCAGCCAATCGGCGCTGCAGCGTTACTTCGCCGAAGAGGAAGCGCGCCGCGCCGCGCAGTTGAGCCTGATCGCCGAAGTCGCCAACGCCTATCTGACTTTGGCGGCGGACCGCGAACTGCTGTCGGTGTCGGAAGCCACGCTGAAGAACCAGCAGTCGGCCTACGACCTCACCGCGAAGCGGCGCGAACTCGGCGCCGTGTCGGGGCTGGAACTGAGTCAGGCCCGCACCCAGGTCGAGCAAGCGCGCGCCGATGCGGCGCGCTACGCCGGGCAGGTCGCGCGGGACACCAACGCCCTGAATCTGCTGGTCGGCGAACAGGTCGATCCGGCGCTGCTGCCGAGCAAGCTCACCTCCGGCGTCACCGGCTTGGCGGCGCTGCCGTCGAGCCTGCCTTCGGAAGTGCTGCTGCGCCGTCCGGACGTGCTGCAGGCCGAACACCTGCTGCGCGCGCAGAACGCCAACATCGGCGCCGCGCGCGCCGCGTTCTTCCCGTCGATCAGCCTGACCGGCTTCTTCGGCAGCGCCAGCAACGAACTGTCGGGCTTGTTCGACAGCAACACCCGCTTGTGGTCGGTCACCCCGGTGCTGAACATCCCGATCTTCCAGGGCGGCAAGCTGCGCGCGGGTCTGGCCTCGGCCAAGGCCGATCAGAAGATCGCGCTGGCGCAGTACGAGAAGGCGATTCAGGCCGGCTTCCGCGACGTGTCCGATTCGCTGGCGCTGACCAAGACCCTGGCCGAACAGCGTCAGGCGCAGGAATCGCTGGTCGAAGCGGCCGCGCGCGCCGAGCAGTTGTCGACCGCGCGCTACAAGGCCGGCCGCGACAGCTACCTCAACCAGCTCGACGCGCAGCGCACGCTGTACGGCGCGCAGCAAGGGTTGGTGAGCACGCGCCTGGCCGAGCAGACCAACCGCGTCACGCTCTACAAAGTGCTCGGAGGTGGCTGGAACGAGCGCAGCCAATGA
- a CDS encoding TetR/AcrR family transcriptional regulator yields MSTPGNPTAKPTAKAVARAQAQRERILVAAQQCFVVHGFHAASMANIAETAGMSAGLIYRYFKGKNDLILAIIERQLEEARADVAKLHSSSDLVGGIAEVFQQWQANDPSITNAALFLELTAEATRDPEIAAATHASDRVFRADLTSWFVRSGAEGGLGVAKDQVATRVLILQSLIEGLAMRAICQPDLTVEQVRTALSQFLPSLLAAEA; encoded by the coding sequence ATGAGCACCCCGGGCAACCCGACCGCCAAGCCCACCGCCAAGGCCGTCGCCCGGGCGCAGGCGCAGCGCGAGCGCATCCTGGTGGCGGCGCAGCAATGTTTCGTCGTGCACGGCTTCCACGCCGCCAGCATGGCCAACATCGCCGAGACGGCCGGCATGAGCGCCGGCCTGATCTACCGCTACTTCAAGGGCAAGAACGACCTCATCCTGGCCATCATCGAGCGCCAGCTCGAAGAGGCCAGGGCCGATGTGGCCAAGCTGCATTCGAGCAGCGACTTGGTCGGCGGCATCGCCGAAGTGTTCCAGCAGTGGCAAGCGAACGATCCGAGCATCACCAACGCGGCTTTGTTTCTCGAACTGACCGCGGAGGCCACGCGCGATCCCGAAATCGCCGCGGCCACCCACGCGTCGGATCGGGTGTTTCGCGCCGATCTGACCTCGTGGTTCGTGCGCAGCGGCGCGGAAGGCGGTTTGGGCGTGGCCAAGGATCAGGTCGCCACGCGCGTGTTGATCCTGCAATCGTTGATCGAAGGCTTGGCGATGCGCGCGATCTGCCAGCCCGATCTCACCGTCGAGCAGGTGCGCACGGCGTTGAGTCAGTTTCTGCCGAGTTTGCTGGCGGCCGAGGCTTGA
- a CDS encoding PLP-dependent aminotransferase family protein, which yields MTQDLLYERLAERMRRQIQRGVLRAGERLPSLRRLGRDQRISLATAVEAYQQLEREGLIEARPRSGYYVRAAPAAAPRSHRARHLARAPTPMRNPALLGVLDVQSRRDLVPLHAATPAASLLPSAALAASVTRAMRRDPALALGYTVPQGLPALRERIAQRYAQCGVEIDPDEVIVTAGAMEAISLTLRTLTQPGDIVILETPTYHGLLQAVAAQGLRVLEIPNHPGRGLDPSQLRELLERHAVRAALLVPNFNNPLGSLTSEAAKREIVAACAAHGTVLIEDDLYGELAYSGERPSPLRRYDDGEHVITCGSYSKILAPGLRVGWMIGGRRRSELLRTKSFSTVATATLPQLALIDFLARHDIERGLRRLRRALAGNAQAYRQALLDYWPDGIAVAEPAGGMTLWIELPEALDGQALFEAALTRGIGILPGHLFSNRGDFTHHVRLSCGLPWDRKMEAALKTLGELAKQLLR from the coding sequence ATGACTCAGGATCTGCTCTACGAACGCCTCGCCGAACGCATGCGCCGCCAGATCCAGCGCGGCGTGCTGCGCGCGGGCGAACGCCTGCCCTCGCTGCGCCGGCTCGGCCGCGATCAGCGCATCAGCCTCGCCACCGCGGTGGAGGCGTATCAGCAGCTCGAACGCGAAGGGCTGATCGAAGCGCGCCCGCGCTCGGGCTACTACGTGCGAGCCGCGCCCGCGGCGGCGCCGCGCAGCCATCGCGCGCGCCACCTCGCGCGCGCGCCGACGCCGATGCGCAATCCCGCCCTGCTCGGCGTGCTCGACGTGCAATCGCGCCGCGATCTCGTGCCGCTGCACGCCGCCACGCCCGCCGCCTCGCTGCTGCCCAGCGCCGCGCTGGCCGCGTCGGTGACGCGCGCGATGCGCCGCGATCCCGCCCTCGCACTCGGCTACACCGTGCCGCAAGGGCTGCCGGCGCTGCGCGAGCGCATCGCCCAGCGCTACGCGCAATGCGGGGTGGAGATCGATCCCGACGAAGTGATCGTCACCGCCGGCGCGATGGAAGCGATCAGCCTGACCCTGCGCACGCTGACCCAGCCCGGCGACATCGTGATTCTGGAAACGCCGACGTATCACGGCCTGCTGCAGGCGGTGGCCGCGCAAGGCCTGCGCGTGCTGGAAATCCCCAACCATCCGGGCCGCGGCCTCGACCCGTCGCAGTTGCGCGAACTGCTCGAACGCCACGCCGTGCGCGCGGCGCTGTTGGTGCCGAACTTCAACAACCCGCTCGGCAGCCTGACCTCGGAAGCGGCCAAGCGCGAGATCGTCGCCGCCTGCGCGGCGCACGGCACGGTGTTGATCGAGGACGATCTTTACGGCGAGCTCGCCTACTCCGGCGAACGCCCCTCGCCGCTGCGCCGTTACGACGACGGCGAGCACGTGATCACCTGCGGCTCGTACTCGAAGATCCTCGCGCCCGGCCTGCGCGTGGGCTGGATGATCGGCGGCCGACGGCGTTCGGAACTGCTGCGCACCAAGAGCTTTTCCACGGTCGCCACCGCGACCTTGCCGCAACTGGCGCTGATCGATTTCCTCGCCCGCCACGACATCGAGCGCGGCCTGCGCCGGTTGCGCCGCGCCTTGGCCGGCAACGCGCAGGCGTATCGGCAGGCCTTGCTGGATTACTGGCCCGACGGCATCGCCGTGGCCGAGCCGGCCGGCGGGATGACGCTGTGGATCGAACTGCCGGAAGCGCTGGACGGGCAAGCGCTGTTCGAGGCGGCGCTGACGCGCGGCATCGGCATCTTGCCCGGGCATTTGTTTTCCAATCGCGGCGATTTCACCCACCACGTGCGGCTGAGTTGCGGGCTGCCGTGGGATCGGAAGATGGAGGCGGCGTTGAAGACGTTGGGAGAGTTGGCGAAACAACTGCTGCGTTAG
- a CDS encoding DMT family transporter, with amino-acid sequence MSIAANAPVAADSRPALIQLLIAELLIGSVGVFVHESGQDAITAVLFRCVFGVVFLLAWGWARGLFRGLLGERALIRSAIFSGVLLVLNWVALFAGMARSSIGVATMVYHFFPFVVLGLAALFYGERTRAADIGWTAIAFLGVLCSADPIKLLGSADSGYLIGVGLTFVAAVLCGASLLLSRRISRERPFAVVLIQCLVGVAMLAPFADYAKVMVPGAHWFWLAGLGLIHSGVCYVLFYSSYPRLQVATIAVLAFIYPVVALLLDYAIYGHTLAPVQSLGVALIVLGTLGVNLKWQWRRRAQPARA; translated from the coding sequence ATGAGCATCGCCGCCAACGCCCCCGTCGCCGCCGACTCCCGCCCGGCGCTGATCCAACTGCTGATCGCCGAACTGCTGATCGGCTCGGTCGGCGTGTTCGTCCACGAAAGCGGTCAGGACGCGATCACCGCGGTCTTGTTCCGCTGCGTGTTCGGCGTCGTGTTCCTGCTGGCCTGGGGCTGGGCGCGCGGGCTGTTCCGCGGCTTGCTCGGCGAGCGCGCGCTGATCCGCTCGGCGATCTTCAGCGGCGTGCTGCTGGTGCTGAACTGGGTCGCGCTGTTCGCCGGCATGGCGCGCTCGTCGATCGGCGTGGCGACGATGGTCTACCACTTCTTCCCGTTCGTGGTGCTGGGACTGGCCGCGCTGTTCTACGGCGAACGCACCCGCGCCGCCGACATCGGCTGGACCGCGATCGCCTTCCTCGGCGTGCTGTGCTCGGCCGATCCGATCAAGTTGCTCGGCAGCGCCGACAGCGGCTATCTGATCGGCGTGGGTTTGACCTTCGTCGCCGCGGTGCTGTGCGGCGCCTCGCTGCTGCTGTCGCGGCGGATCAGCCGCGAGCGGCCGTTCGCCGTGGTGCTGATCCAGTGTCTGGTCGGCGTGGCCATGCTCGCGCCGTTCGCCGACTACGCCAAGGTCATGGTGCCCGGCGCGCACTGGTTCTGGCTCGCGGGCCTGGGCCTGATCCACAGCGGCGTGTGCTACGTGCTGTTCTACTCGTCGTATCCGCGCCTGCAGGTGGCGACCATCGCCGTGCTGGCCTTCATCTATCCGGTGGTCGCGCTGCTGCTGGATTACGCGATCTACGGCCACACCCTGGCGCCGGTGCAGAGCCTCGGCGTGGCGCTGATCGTGCTCGGCACCCTCGGGGTGAATCTCAAGTGGCAGTGGCGGCGTCGCGCGCAGCCCGCGCGCGCGTGA
- a CDS encoding RtcB family protein, whose product MSTSSYELLHADEGVAPVKAWIRGVPVDESARRQLRHIAALPHVGPWVAAMPDVHLGKGATVGSVVPTRGAIIPAAVGVDIGCGMAAVRTTLRASDLPDHLGKLRSAIEHCVPVGNGRGGEHRRLPDSHATRLAKSGLTARLDAIHAKHRKLRTDKLDKQIGTLGGGNHFIEICLDEAGAVWVMLHSGSRGTGNLIGSYFIELARLKLEKRTLGFHLPDKDLAFLLEGEPLFDDYVEAVGWAQDYARHNREAMMERTLHAMRIQLPKFKLDKTAVNCHHNYVQREEHFGESLWVTRKGAVSAREGELGIIPGSMGARSYIVRGKGNADSFHSCSHGAGRVMSRAEARRSITLKEHREATAHVECRKDAAVIDESPAAYKPIEAVMAAQSDLVEVVHTLRQVVCIKG is encoded by the coding sequence ATGAGTACTTCAAGCTACGAACTGCTCCACGCCGACGAAGGCGTGGCCCCGGTCAAGGCCTGGATCCGCGGGGTGCCGGTCGACGAAAGCGCGCGGCGTCAGCTGCGTCACATCGCCGCCCTGCCCCACGTCGGTCCCTGGGTCGCGGCCATGCCCGACGTGCACCTGGGCAAGGGCGCGACCGTCGGTTCGGTCGTGCCCACCCGCGGCGCGATCATCCCGGCCGCGGTCGGCGTCGACATCGGCTGCGGCATGGCCGCGGTGCGCACCACGCTGCGCGCCAGCGATCTGCCGGACCACCTCGGCAAGCTGCGCTCGGCGATCGAGCACTGCGTGCCGGTCGGCAACGGCCGCGGCGGCGAACACCGGCGCCTGCCCGACAGCCACGCCACCCGTCTGGCCAAGTCCGGATTGACGGCGCGGCTCGACGCGATCCACGCCAAACACCGCAAGCTGCGCACCGACAAGCTCGACAAGCAGATCGGCACCCTCGGCGGCGGCAACCACTTCATCGAGATCTGTCTCGACGAAGCCGGCGCGGTGTGGGTGATGCTGCATTCGGGCTCGCGCGGCACCGGCAACCTGATCGGCAGCTACTTCATCGAACTGGCGCGGCTCAAGTTGGAAAAGCGCACGCTCGGCTTCCATCTGCCGGACAAGGATCTGGCCTTCCTGCTGGAGGGCGAGCCCTTGTTCGACGACTACGTCGAAGCGGTCGGCTGGGCCCAGGACTACGCCCGCCACAACCGCGAGGCGATGATGGAGCGCACGCTGCACGCGATGCGCATCCAATTGCCGAAGTTCAAGCTCGACAAGACCGCGGTCAACTGCCACCACAACTACGTGCAGCGCGAGGAACATTTCGGCGAATCGTTGTGGGTCACCCGCAAGGGCGCGGTCAGCGCGCGCGAGGGCGAGCTCGGCATCATCCCCGGCAGCATGGGCGCGCGCAGCTACATCGTGCGCGGCAAGGGCAACGCCGACAGCTTCCACAGCTGCAGCCACGGCGCGGGCCGGGTGATGAGCCGGGCCGAGGCGCGCCGCAGCATCACGCTGAAGGAGCACCGCGAGGCGACCGCGCACGTGGAATGCCGCAAGGACGCGGCGGTCATCGACGAATCGCCGGCGGCGTACAAGCCGATCGAGGCGGTGATGGCGGCGCAGTCGGATCTGGTCGAGGTGGTGCACACCCTGCGCCAGGTCGTCTGCATCAAGGGTTGA